The Sporosarcina sp. Marseille-Q4943 genome includes the window CTGTATCTGCATCCGCCTCATTCCACGGCTTGCCCGCTTCCTTTGTCAAGAGCGCTGAAAACTCATGTTTGCGGCGACGAATGATCGCTGCAGCTTTGAACAATACATCCGCACGGAATTCCGGCTTCACTTTGCTCCAAGTTTTGAAAGTTTCATCCGCGACGTTCATCGCTTTTTCAGCAAGATCTCTGCTCGCTTTGGAAACTCGGCCGATAACTTCCTCTTTATTAGCTGGGTTTGTCGAAACAAGTTTATCTTCTGTCATAATACGCTCGCCGCCGATGATCAACGGGTAGTCTTGCCCAAGATAGCCCTCGACGGTTTTTAACGCTTGCTCATATGCTTTTCTGTTTTCATCTTGTGTAAAATCTGTAAATGGTTCGTGTTTGTACGGGATCATGTTACTCCTCCTCAGTTAGTTAGCCGCAAAATTAATTTGCATTTAATCTATAGTTCCATATATAATAATGCAAGAGATTGTTGCACATTTCAAGTCTTTTTGTTTATTTTGCAAAAAAAACATAAACGGACGGTGTTGATTCGTGAATAAAATCGAAAAGAACCTTTTTCCCCTATATGAATTCGCAGTGAATCGAGCCGGCGTCGGTATCCATGCAGTGGATCATTCCGGCAAAACCGTTATCTATAACGATAAGATGAAAGCGATAGAAGGGTTGGAACTTGAAGAAGTCGGAGATCGCTCCATTCTGGAGCTATTCAACTTCGATCAGGAAGAGAGCACTTTATTGAAAGTGCTTCAAAGCGGCACAAAACAGCTGAATGTCAAACAGACATACTGGAATCGGAAAGGGCATGAAATTACGACAATCAATGACACATATCCTGTATTCAATGAAGGCGAGCTTGTCGGCGCAGTGGAAATAGCAAGGGATGTCACTGCACTTGAAAGGTTCGTCCTGCATCCATTGCGTAAAAATAGCGATCCGGTAACGTTCAATCAGATTGTCGCTGCTTCGGATGAAATGAAGACAGTCATATCGACAGCTCGCAAAGCGTCCGACGCAAAATTGCCTGTGCTCCTCATCGGTGAGTCGGGCACAGGAAAAGATTTAATAGCTGAAAGTATTCATAACGAATCGTCACCTGCTAATGGTCGCTTCCTTGCGCTTCACTGCCACCAATCGGACGCGGAGCTGATCGATCGGCTCGACGAAGACTTGAAGATGTCTGAACCGTTCACGTTATTCTGTGAGCGTATCGATTTATTATCCATCTCCCTTCAGCAAAAGCTCTTTATGTTCTTAAAAAAGTCGGCTCAAGCCGACCGACAATTCATCGCAAGCATCGGCGACGACCCTGTCGAATTGATTGCAAAAGGAAGTCTGTTGAAGGAACTCTATTATTTCTTCGCTTCTTTCACAATACGAGTATCCCCTTTAAGGAAACGGAAAGAGGATATCGTATCGTTCGTCACAACCTATTTTGCCAGACGTAAGGAACGGTTCGGCACTTCTCTCACTGGAATTACGAAGGAGGTAGAGGAATTATTCCTGCACTACAATTGGCCCGGAAATATGCGAGAGCTTGAATTTTTGCTCGATGAAATCTCTTCCCTTGCCACTACCGAGACGGTGCTCACATATGAAATGCTGCCTCTTCACTTCCGACTGAAAAGTGGTGGAATGGGCGATACACCTACACAGGCAGTCGATTTCATCGTGAATCCCGAAAAGGAACTCATGCCACTCGATCGGTATTTAAAGGAAGCGGAAGAATATTATTTGCTGAAGGCAATGAAGCTTCATGACGACAATATTACGAAAACTGCTAATGCACTTGGCATGAGCAGGCAAAACCTTCAATATCGATTGAGGAAATTAAAAAACGGGAGATAGGCTCAAATGGCCTTCTCCCGTTTTTCATGTTTTTCACGTCTAGCTCCGAGTGGCTGGAAGGATGCCTTAATTTCCGCAAAAACCGCAGAAATACGGCAAATCGAACCCTTCGCAGTTCGATTCTCTCAGGTCATAAGCCAAAGTTACTGTGTGGCAAAAACCGCCACTTCGCATCTTCGTCTTATGCCTGTCGAGTCTAACCGCCACTCTCTGCTTTTGTTTAGTAACCGGAACGATCAATCCAGTCTTTCAGTTTGTCTTTTAATGAATTGAAGCCTTCCGCATCGTGCTCTTTTACTTTATCTTGCAGCGATTTGCGGGGGCGGCCCGTTTTTTGGTGGTTGTTCGGCGCTTCTTGGAGTGCACGGATGGATAGGCTAATTTTGCCCGCGTCATAATCGACCTCCAACACTTTCACTTTCACTTCATCGCCAACAGCTAAATAGTCATTGATGTCCCTAACGAAACCATATGTGATCTCAGAAATATGGACGAGACCTTGCGTCTCTTCATCAAGTGCGACAAATGCTCCATATGGCTGGATGCCCGTCACCTTGCCAGTCAACTCTTCCCCCACTTCATATTTTTTACCCATGTGAAACAGCTCCCAATCTTTTTGGTATCGAATCTGCCTATACGGCCATCCGCAATTATACCATAGAGAGCCCTTTCTAATCAAAGAATATGACAGGTAAATTGTAAAGATTCAATTATTTTATCTCACACTGATTTCGTTCATTTTCTTTTTAAGCTCTCCCCAAACACCATACTCAATCAACTGTTCATAATAAGAAGAGGATTTCCAGTTAGAGTCTTCCATTTCATTAATAAGTTGCCGTATAATTTTCCCCGATGGTGAACGTTCTCCAATTGATGCAAGTTGCTTCCATTTATCCCTTATTTCATTCCTGACAACTCCCGATGCATCGAAAATCCCCTTTTCACTATTAAAACCCGCAGCAGTAGTGAACATCAAAATATAGTGAGAGTTGAAAAGATCAATCAGCTGATCACTTTCCTTTATTTTCGGTAACGCATCTTCCAGAACAAGCAGAGCTTTCACATGCTCTTCAAATGTCCCTGTATAGCTAATATGCAAATCACCAGTCAACAGGGTTATATATATTTGCATGTCTGGATGTAGGTTCCTGCGTAATACGTCTTCCAACTCAGGAGTTCCATATTTCGTTGTTAAAGGTGAAATATTCTTCATACTTGTTAAGGAATAATATTGAGTAGTCATGCCATCAATCGCATTTTGCAGCTCGATCGGGAATGATGACTTTTGCTCCAATAGTTTATCGATATCTACCAAACCATCGTTAACTAGATCAGAGGTCAAAACTATTTCTGCATTCTCACTCACAATCTTATAATAAGCATTTCCAAGGAAATCATTTTTCTTGTACAATTCATCCAAAAATGCCAAGCTTTGCTCACGGTCATTGATTAGTGGATCTTTTTGTAGCTGTTCCACCATTTCCGAAGGCAAGCGTAATTCGAAAACCAACTCGTCGTATTTTTGCTTCGCTTCTTTTTTATTAAAACTTCCGCCCTCCTTCATTTGATTTTCCAAATCGCGAATGAGCTTTTTATACTTGTATTTCGTATCATAACCGTATGTTCCAGGCGATACATTATGTGAATAGCCTTGGAAAACGAAAGAGTAGCCTCCATATGCTTTTTCTGGTTCAGACAATCCAATTAATTCGAACCGGCTATCCAACTCTTGTTGAAACGAAATGTTCAGTTTCTCAATGAAACGCTCATCAGATGATTTCTGATAAGCATCGCTTCTAAGAACTGAAATGAAGAGTAGGGCTATTATCATAACCGTTCCTGCACCCCAGAGAATAAAAGGCTTTCTCCGTTTCACTATAGTTTTTGGTTCCCCCACAGGTGGGACGCCTTTACTTTTCAGAATAAAAATGTTCGACTCTTTAAAATAAGTTGGCAGTCTTTGATAAGACAAATTCAAAAACTCGAGTTTCTTCTCTACATGTGGCTCATCCAGTAAAAACAGCGCCTCTTGTAACGACAGTTCCACTTGCTGGTCAGTCATGCATACTATCGCTGCAATGTCTGATATGGATTTATTATGAAATTTGGCGAGGATAAATGGGATCTTAACCTCTTGCGGCAACCCGATTATTCGTCGATGCAGTTCAGTATCCTCTTCAAACGGAAATAACCCTTCCACTGAGTTATCAGGCATTAGTTCATTCAATTCTTTTATACTATTTTTAAAGAGGACTATTTCCTCCAGCTGTTCCTCTGTCAGTTGACCAATTTCTTCAAACAAATCCCTGAAAACAGTTTCAGCCACTTTCCCCGCTTCTTTTGGTGTAACTCCGTGTTGAATCGCAAAACGCTCAATTGCCCGGATATGCAAGTCCATCCATTCTTTAAACGCTTCTCGATCCCCATCAATTATTCTTTTCACTATACTCCCCATGCCTCCCCCACCTCCCTATCTATATTTACTTATTACCTTTTCTCGCTTCTTTAATTTTCGTATCCAACTTTACAGACAGGTTTTTTTCAACTTCATATTCCATTTCTGCCATCCAATTTTGCTCTTCCAATTCCTTGACCAGCTCTCGCATTATTTGAACGACTATATTATTCTCGTCCCTTGACGCAATACGTTGCCAACGCTCTCTAAATTCGGGTTTTATCGACAGATGTTGGTCGTAAATGCCTCCTTGCTCATAAACGCCCGTTATAGAATAGAATAACCACATATACCCACTGTCCAGAGATTGATGCAATTCATCACTTTTCTTTGTCTTTGGCAACTCCTGTTCAATATAAGAAAGAGCGTCCATTTTCTCCTCAAACGTTCCGCTATAGCTGACTCGTTCACTTTCTCCTGTTAACATATACACGTATATTTTCATATCCGGATGTAACTTTTGTTGGAGTACTTCCAACGCTTCAGGCGTGCCGTATTGCGGAAATAGCGGGGCAACATCCTTTAATCCCGTCAAATAGAACGATTGAGTCGCCATGCCGTCGATTGCCTTTTGAAGTTCAGTTGGATAATTAGACTCTTTAGCAAGGAAACGATCCAAGTCCACAATCCCGTCTTCATTCAATTCGGATGACCAGATGACTTCCTCATTTATGGCTAACACCTCAATATAGAAGGTCATCAAGTAATTAATTTTCATGTACAGTTCATCCAAAAACCTGATGCTCTCTTCCCGATTTTCTGTTTTCGGATTATCTAGTAAGTCCTCCATCATTTCCGAAGGCAATCTTAATTGGTGAATCAATGTCTCATACGTATGAGTAGCTGCCTCTCTGTCAATTTCCCCATCTTTCTCTATTTGCTTCTCAAGTTTTACAATAAACCTGTGAAATGCCTTTTTTGGCTCGTTTGCATAAATTTCAAGAAAACGGTAGCCATCATTTTCTTCCGGTTGAATTAATCCAATTAACGCAAACCGCTCATCCAGTTCCTGTTGAAAAGAAGTTTTCAGGTTTTCGATAAACTTCTCCGAAGAGGACCTCTGGTAGGCATCGCTTCTAATAACCGAAATGAACAAAAGGACAATGAGAATGACTCCCCCTACACTCCAAAGGATAAAAGGCTTTCTTTTAACGGCCTTTGCTCTCTCTTCTTGAACCGGAGGCGTGTCTTGATGATCCTGATTAAAAATATTCGACTTCTCATAGGCCGGCATTAATCTTTCGTATGATGTATTTAAAAATTCGAGTTTCTTTTCCAAATTGGACTCATCAATTGTCATCAGTGCCTCTTCGATCGAATGGGCGGCCTGTTGTTCGGTTTGGTCCAATATGGCGGCAATTTCCGATATGGATTTATGGTGGAATTGAGCAAATATGAAAGGAACTTTCACCTCATGCGGCAAACTGATTATTTTGCGATGCAATTCGTTATCCTCTTCAAATGGAAATAAACCTTCAGGAGAGTCGGCAAGCGTCAAACCATTCAACTCGTGAAGAACACTTTTAAGGAGGTATCTTTCCTCTAACTGTTCTTGTGTCATTTCACCAAGCCTGCGGAATATGTCCCTAAAAACAGTTTCTGTAACCTTACCCGCTTCTTTTGGCGAAATCCCGCATTGAATAGCGAAACGCTCAAGCTTCCGAATATGCATATCCACCCATTCCTTGAAAGCTTCTTGGTCCCCTAGAAGAATTCTTTTCTCTAGAACTTTCAATCAGACCCCCACTTCCCGTTGCAAAACTAAATCTACTTCAACTATACCAAATAGACAGAAAAAAGACTGCCGAATTTGGCAGTCTTTGTTATTTTTCAAACGGATTGAATTTTACTCGCCAGCCGTCTTCCGTCCAGACCATATGGAATTTCCTTTCGGGCGGAAGATCTGGATATAGCTCTGTGTCGACTGTAAGCGTTGCAATGCCAGGCCAGTTTCCGTTTTTGTCTTGCTCTAGGCCTTGGAAGGAAACTTTCTTATACATTTTGTCATCGTAGGGTAGGAAGTATTTTTCGGGATTTTTCAAATAGATTTCCTTATCGACCACTCCCGAACCGTCTCCTTGATAGAACAGTTCATATTGATTTTCATAAAAGCCTTTATCGCCGGAATAGAAATACATAGCGAGAATATCAAGTGGTTGGCTCCATCTTAAATAGCCATCAATATCATCCGTACTGACCATTCCTTCATAATAAAAAGCAGCCATACTCATTATTTCATCTTCGAAATCCATTTCCGGACTCATATGATGAGAAGGAAGTACTTTAATATTCTTGGTTCCGACTTCCCAAATGCCTTCCTCGTTAAAGATCATCGGAACTTCCCCAACTGAACCCGGAAATGTCACCGAGCTATAGAATGTATGCTGATCTCGATAGACTGCTTGCCCGTTAAACCGTACCTCGCCGGGTTTGTGGAAGTATGAAAGACCTTTCCTCCAGTTTTCCACGTACATTTCCAGTGTATATTCTATACCTGTTTCATCATACTTCAAATGGTTTTCATTCGTTAAATAATACATCGTTTCGGGATCATCCAATTCATTCGCAAGATCAAACATGGCAAGCACATGAACGGGTGATACCCCTTTCAGCAAGGATTTATCATATGACTTCTTAAAATCTTCGTACAAGCCTTGAACTTCACTCTCAAATGAAGCATCTGGCAACTGGATAGTGACGTCCTGGAAATCGGGTCTTTCCCCATACATATATTCCTCAAGC containing:
- the yugI gene encoding S1 domain-containing post-transcriptional regulator GSP13 codes for the protein MGKKYEVGEELTGKVTGIQPYGAFVALDEETQGLVHISEITYGFVRDINDYLAVGDEVKVKVLEVDYDAGKISLSIRALQEAPNNHQKTGRPRKSLQDKVKEHDAEGFNSLKDKLKDWIDRSGY
- a CDS encoding sigma 54-interacting transcriptional regulator; protein product: MNKIEKNLFPLYEFAVNRAGVGIHAVDHSGKTVIYNDKMKAIEGLELEEVGDRSILELFNFDQEESTLLKVLQSGTKQLNVKQTYWNRKGHEITTINDTYPVFNEGELVGAVEIARDVTALERFVLHPLRKNSDPVTFNQIVAASDEMKTVISTARKASDAKLPVLLIGESGTGKDLIAESIHNESSPANGRFLALHCHQSDAELIDRLDEDLKMSEPFTLFCERIDLLSISLQQKLFMFLKKSAQADRQFIASIGDDPVELIAKGSLLKELYYFFASFTIRVSPLRKRKEDIVSFVTTYFARRKERFGTSLTGITKEVEELFLHYNWPGNMRELEFLLDEISSLATTETVLTYEMLPLHFRLKSGGMGDTPTQAVDFIVNPEKELMPLDRYLKEAEEYYLLKAMKLHDDNITKTANALGMSRQNLQYRLRKLKNGR